One Lacunisphaera limnophila DNA window includes the following coding sequences:
- a CDS encoding dihydroorotate dehydrogenase-like protein, translated as MNLATNYLGLKLKNPLIVGASPFCDEVDGASRLEDAGAAAIVMRSLFEEQIDHQQRSMSYLLDTNPGEAFSGAREFFPAYTDYPLTPNTYLEQIGHLKSTLKIPVIASLNGHRPGAWTDYAHKLESAGADAIELNLYHLITDPLMSGKQVEDDMIETVHNISSVVKIPVAAKISPYHAAPAQFALALEKAGAKGVVLFNRFYQPDFDLQELDVHPHLTLSDSSELLLRLRWLAVLSPHLKGSLSCSGGVHRAEDIIKALLAGAHTVQLVSQLIKEGPRVLTQLLLGMRRWMEERDFEDIDVLRGRLNLKRCPNPAAHERANYIKVLQSRSR; from the coding sequence ATGAACCTCGCGACGAACTACCTTGGCCTGAAACTCAAGAATCCGCTCATCGTCGGCGCGTCGCCGTTTTGCGACGAGGTGGACGGCGCCAGCCGGCTCGAGGATGCCGGGGCGGCGGCCATCGTGATGCGCTCGCTGTTCGAGGAGCAGATCGACCACCAGCAGCGCTCGATGTCGTACCTGCTGGACACCAACCCGGGCGAGGCCTTTTCCGGCGCGCGGGAGTTTTTTCCGGCCTACACGGATTATCCGCTCACGCCGAACACCTACCTGGAGCAGATCGGGCACCTGAAGAGCACGCTGAAGATCCCGGTCATCGCCTCGTTGAACGGCCACCGGCCGGGGGCTTGGACGGATTACGCACACAAGCTGGAATCGGCCGGCGCGGATGCCATCGAGCTGAACCTGTATCACCTGATCACCGACCCGCTGATGAGCGGCAAGCAGGTGGAGGACGACATGATCGAGACCGTGCACAACATCAGCAGCGTGGTGAAGATCCCGGTGGCGGCGAAGATTTCGCCCTACCACGCCGCGCCGGCGCAGTTCGCTTTGGCGCTGGAGAAGGCCGGCGCGAAGGGCGTCGTGTTGTTCAATCGCTTTTATCAGCCGGATTTCGACCTGCAGGAACTGGACGTGCATCCGCACCTGACGCTCTCGGACTCGTCGGAACTGCTCCTGCGGCTGCGCTGGCTGGCGGTGCTGTCACCGCACCTGAAAGGCTCGTTGTCGTGCAGCGGCGGCGTGCACCGGGCCGAAGACATCATCAAGGCGCTGTTGGCCGGTGCGCACACGGTGCAGCTAGTTTCGCAGCTGATCAAGGAAGGGCCGCGGGTTCTGACCCAGCTGCTCCTCGGCATGCGCCGCTGGATGGAGGAACGCGATTTTGAGGATATCGACGTCCTGCGCGGCCGCCTGAACCTGAAGCGGTGCCCGAACCCCGCCGCGCACGAGCGCGCGAATTACATCAAGGTGCTGCAGAGCCGGTCGCGGTAA
- the coaBC gene encoding bifunctional phosphopantothenoylcysteine decarboxylase/phosphopantothenate--cysteine ligase CoaBC, whose protein sequence is MSPSNLLVIFTGSIAAYKGCEVVSRLVQCGHRVRCVATASALKFIGPATLEGLTGAPVLSDAFAPGVALEHIALTRWADAVLVCPATANTLNRFAAGLADDLAGALFLAHDRAKPWLVAPAMNPAMWAHPATVAGVARLRGWGVRFIDPEAGRTACGENGEGRLAEPETIVAAVEGALAKPARKLRVLVTAGGTVEPVDGVRVLTNTSTGATGAMIATQLARAGHEVVLLRAQGAVAADGPCREETFVTFTQLQTWLHRLLAAEAFDAVIHAAAVSDYGVDMVVMAEGSAPVAAAAGGKLASGGAPVLKLRSNPRLVDGLRGLSRAPFTLVAFKLTHGAECSQVSEAVRRLFAHSGADYVVHNDLAARGADGRFPADILRPDGTVAVHCPDRGALAAELVRLLEDGPIPPPLS, encoded by the coding sequence ATGTCCCCCTCTAACCTCCTCGTCATTTTCACCGGCTCCATCGCGGCCTACAAGGGTTGCGAGGTGGTGTCGCGCCTCGTGCAATGCGGCCACCGGGTGCGTTGCGTGGCGACGGCGTCGGCCTTGAAATTCATCGGGCCGGCCACGCTGGAGGGCCTGACGGGCGCGCCGGTGTTGAGCGATGCCTTCGCCCCGGGGGTGGCGCTGGAGCACATCGCGCTGACGCGGTGGGCTGATGCGGTGCTGGTGTGTCCGGCCACCGCGAACACCCTGAACCGGTTCGCCGCCGGACTGGCGGACGATCTGGCGGGCGCGTTGTTTTTGGCGCACGACCGGGCCAAGCCCTGGCTGGTGGCGCCGGCGATGAATCCGGCGATGTGGGCGCACCCGGCGACCGTCGCGGGCGTCGCCCGGCTGCGCGGCTGGGGCGTGCGTTTCATCGACCCGGAGGCCGGGCGCACGGCGTGCGGGGAAAACGGCGAGGGGCGGCTGGCCGAGCCGGAGACAATCGTCGCGGCCGTGGAGGGCGCGCTCGCGAAGCCCGCGCGAAAGCTGCGGGTACTGGTCACGGCGGGGGGCACCGTGGAACCGGTGGATGGCGTCCGCGTGTTGACCAACACGAGCACCGGGGCGACGGGGGCGATGATCGCCACGCAGCTCGCGCGGGCCGGGCATGAGGTGGTGCTGCTGCGGGCGCAGGGCGCGGTGGCCGCCGACGGGCCGTGCCGCGAGGAGACCTTTGTCACCTTCACGCAGCTGCAGACCTGGCTCCACCGGTTGCTCGCGGCCGAGGCCTTTGACGCGGTGATTCATGCCGCGGCGGTCAGCGACTATGGGGTGGACATGGTCGTAATGGCCGAGGGGAGTGCGCCGGTCGCCGCCGCCGCGGGCGGCAAACTCGCCTCGGGCGGTGCGCCGGTGCTCAAGCTACGGTCCAATCCGCGGCTGGTGGACGGGTTGCGCGGCCTGAGCCGGGCCCCGTTCACGCTGGTGGCCTTCAAGCTCACGCACGGGGCGGAATGCAGCCAGGTGAGCGAGGCGGTCCGCCGTCTCTTCGCCCACTCCGGCGCCGACTATGTGGTGCACAACGACCTGGCGGCCCGCGGGGCCGACGGCCGGTTTCCCGCCGACATCCTGCGGCCGGACGGCACGGTCGCGGTCCATTGTCCCGATCGCGGCGCGCTGGCCGCGGAACTCGTCCGCCTCCTCGAAGACGGCCCGATCCCGCCTCCCCTTTCCTAA
- a CDS encoding amidase: MKSRLWLVFCCVVSFVWADFPHAEATIGGLQAQMASGQLTSVSLTTAYLERIAAVDRAGPTLHAIIELNPEALAIAQQLDAERQAGKVRGPLHGIPVLIKDNIATADQMQTTAGSLALVGAKPPHDAAIVAQLRAAGAVILGKTNLSEWANFRGEKSISGWSGRGGQTRNPYALDRNTSGSSSGSAAAAAANLCVVAVGTETDGSIVSPASVCGLVGVKPTVGLVSRTGIIPISASQDTAGPMTRTVRDAALLLEAMAAVDPKDAVTATRPAGLALDFATQLKPGALKGARLGVVRGPFGLDARLQPLLEAAIERLKAAGAEVVDLGDQPDFNRAGEPEMEVLLYEYKDGLNAYFATLGPDSPIKTLADVIAFNEAQAAQELAHFGQELMVRAQAKGPLTEAAYLEARAACLKFTRTEGIDALVAKHQLDALVSITNGPAWLIDPANGDAYTGGSSSPAAVAGYPSVTVPTGDWRGLPVGISFYGAAWTEGKLLSLAADYEAATQARREPGLAATAGLK, translated from the coding sequence ATGAAATCACGTCTGTGGCTGGTGTTCTGTTGCGTCGTCTCGTTCGTTTGGGCGGATTTTCCCCATGCGGAGGCGACGATCGGCGGTCTGCAGGCGCAGATGGCGTCGGGGCAGCTGACTTCGGTGTCTCTGACGACCGCCTATCTCGAGCGCATTGCGGCGGTGGACCGGGCCGGGCCGACTTTGCATGCCATCATCGAGCTCAATCCCGAGGCGCTGGCCATCGCGCAGCAGCTCGATGCGGAGCGGCAGGCGGGCAAAGTGCGCGGGCCACTCCATGGGATCCCGGTGCTGATCAAGGACAACATCGCCACGGCGGACCAGATGCAGACGACCGCCGGCTCGCTGGCGCTGGTCGGGGCGAAACCGCCGCACGACGCGGCCATCGTCGCCCAGCTGCGCGCGGCGGGCGCGGTGATCCTCGGGAAGACGAACCTGAGCGAGTGGGCCAATTTTCGCGGGGAAAAATCCATCAGCGGCTGGAGCGGCCGCGGCGGCCAGACCCGCAATCCGTACGCGCTCGACCGCAACACCTCGGGCTCGAGCTCCGGTTCCGCGGCCGCGGCGGCGGCCAACCTGTGCGTGGTGGCCGTCGGCACGGAGACCGACGGCTCGATCGTGTCCCCGGCCTCGGTGTGCGGACTGGTCGGCGTGAAGCCGACGGTCGGTCTGGTGAGCCGCACCGGCATCATCCCGATCTCGGCCTCGCAGGACACGGCCGGGCCGATGACGCGGACGGTGCGAGATGCCGCGCTGCTGCTGGAGGCCATGGCGGCGGTGGATCCCAAGGACGCGGTGACCGCGACGAGGCCGGCCGGGTTGGCGCTGGATTTTGCCACGCAGCTCAAGCCGGGGGCGCTGAAAGGGGCCCGCCTGGGCGTGGTACGCGGGCCATTCGGACTCGATGCGCGGTTGCAACCGCTGCTGGAGGCTGCGATCGAACGCTTGAAGGCGGCGGGGGCGGAGGTCGTCGACCTCGGCGACCAGCCGGATTTCAACCGCGCGGGGGAGCCGGAGATGGAGGTGCTGCTCTATGAGTACAAGGACGGGCTGAACGCCTATTTTGCCACACTCGGGCCGGATTCGCCCATCAAGACGCTGGCGGATGTGATTGCCTTCAACGAGGCGCAGGCCGCGCAGGAGCTGGCGCATTTCGGGCAGGAACTGATGGTGCGCGCGCAGGCCAAGGGGCCGCTGACCGAGGCGGCGTACCTCGAGGCCCGGGCCGCATGTTTGAAATTCACGCGGACGGAGGGCATCGATGCCCTAGTGGCGAAACACCAGCTCGACGCACTGGTCAGCATCACTAACGGCCCGGCTTGGCTGATCGACCCGGCGAATGGGGATGCCTACACGGGCGGCAGCTCGTCCCCGGCGGCGGTGGCGGGTTACCCGAGTGTGACGGTGCCGACGGGCGACTGGCGCGGTCTGCCGGTGGGAATTTCCTTTTACGGGGCAGCCTGGACCGAGGGTAAGCTCCTGAGCCTGGCAGCGGATTACGAGGCGGCGACCCAGGCGCGGCGGGAGCCGGGGTTGGCCGCCACGGCCGGCCTGAAGTAG
- the panD gene encoding aspartate 1-decarboxylase, giving the protein MRLTLLKSKLHRATVTAADLNYEGSIAIAPELRRAAGLLLHERVEIYNVNNGERFATYVIGGRRRGEIMVNGAAARLVQPGDEVIIAAYAEFEPAEAEAHQPVVVLLDKRNRPKRK; this is encoded by the coding sequence ATGCGCCTGACGTTGCTCAAGTCCAAGCTCCACCGGGCGACCGTGACGGCCGCCGACCTCAACTACGAGGGCTCGATCGCCATCGCGCCCGAGCTCCGGCGCGCCGCCGGCCTGCTCCTGCATGAGCGGGTTGAGATCTACAACGTGAACAACGGCGAGCGCTTCGCCACCTACGTCATCGGCGGCCGGCGGCGGGGGGAGATCATGGTCAACGGGGCGGCCGCCCGCCTGGTGCAGCCCGGGGACGAGGTGATCATTGCCGCGTACGCCGAGTTCGAGCCGGCGGAAGCCGAGGCGCATCAGCCGGTGGTGGTGCTGCTGGACAAGCGGAACCGGCCGAAGCGGAAGTGA
- a CDS encoding type III pantothenate kinase: MLLTLDVGNSQIHGGVFAGDTLRAQFRKTTHPIGSSDELGVFLRAVLRENQIDPAAVARVAICSVVPPVAYPLRAACVKYFRCEPFLLQAGVKTGLKIKYRNPAEVGADRVANAIAATQRCPGRNCIVVDCGTATTFDVVTAGGDYLGGAILPGLGISAEMLSSRTARLPAVEIFKPESALGRSTVESIQAGLYHGHVGAIRQLVAQLTQEAFAAEKPALIGTGGFSRMFEAEQLFDELVPELVLFGLKRAEELNREPAR, from the coding sequence ATGCTCCTCACCCTTGATGTTGGCAATTCCCAGATCCACGGCGGCGTGTTCGCCGGCGACACGCTGCGGGCCCAGTTCCGCAAGACCACGCACCCCATCGGCTCGTCCGACGAACTCGGGGTGTTCCTGCGCGCCGTGTTGCGGGAAAATCAGATCGACCCCGCGGCCGTCGCGCGCGTGGCGATCTGTTCCGTCGTGCCGCCGGTGGCGTACCCGCTGCGCGCCGCCTGCGTGAAGTATTTCCGCTGCGAGCCCTTCCTGCTGCAGGCCGGGGTGAAGACCGGGTTGAAGATCAAGTACCGCAACCCGGCCGAGGTGGGGGCGGACCGGGTGGCCAACGCGATCGCCGCCACGCAGCGGTGTCCGGGGCGGAACTGCATCGTGGTGGATTGTGGCACGGCGACGACCTTCGACGTCGTGACCGCGGGTGGCGACTACCTCGGTGGCGCGATCCTGCCGGGGCTCGGGATTTCCGCCGAGATGCTGTCGAGCCGCACGGCCCGGCTGCCGGCGGTGGAGATTTTCAAGCCCGAGTCGGCCCTCGGCCGCAGCACGGTCGAGAGCATCCAGGCGGGCCTGTATCACGGGCATGTCGGCGCCATCCGGCAACTCGTCGCCCAGCTGACCCAGGAGGCCTTTGCCGCGGAAAAACCGGCACTGATCGGCACGGGGGGCTTCTCCCGGATGTTCGAGGCCGAGCAACTCTTCGACGAGCTCGTGCCCGAGCTGGTGCTGTTTGGGTTGAAGCGGGCCGAGGAACTCAACCGCGAGCCCGCCCGCTGA
- a CDS encoding transporter substrate-binding domain-containing protein, which yields MAALFLTGARAGVAAETDTRTVGVLTDNYPFSYTDEKGQITGFAFDLVNEIEGVMGLKWERVIGDTKDVNAAFREGRLGILQSYARFPEREGEADFSVPYLTLNGAIIVRKGDDRIKTLADLRGRRVLVHRASMGETILRKAGLGESVVYAESVEDALRKIDRGEADATLATRLTALTRVHYFGLKNIRALDVPVEGYDVRYCIAVQEGDGEMLARINEGLAVLVRTGRYDALYRKWFSHVEPVGYSLEQVLLAVAVGLSLALLVALWAAGRQRRLRRQIARQAVELQASEERYRGVFEGAPDGLLVLEAQDRPGDPVILQVNPAARRLLQTGSGPAPRSRLRSVLAGDPVLLERLTAATAAEQAEEFEHEKPGATAWWRVSSSPLGGRLLVSLRDITEQTQARQRLQQQDEHMRQTQKIEAIGTLAGGIAHDFNNLLTAIMGNTQLTLMNLPPGHPETGSLEQVLKAARRAQQLAKQILTFSRRTTPSRQPVKVTPLVDEVLDFLRAVARGTVEFDHQALPEGAEIMADPGQVHQVLMNIGTNALQAMRGAPGRLVFVEEWVTIEPGEPPPGIQPGRCLRIAVRDSGPGMSREIMNRIFEPFFTTKPMGEGTGLGLAVVHGIMRQHDGAVTVTSEPGRGTCFHLYFPMQAATRASPVEEATAAVPTGRGQMILLVDDDPAIVETVRKLLQRLGYAVSAHLRADEALAEFEASPDRFALVLSDLTMPGLNGLQFATRVRAVRPGLPLVLASGYWGEADLAEARRLGLSALLHKPLAYEMLGRAVAAQLPAV from the coding sequence TTGGCCGCCCTGTTTTTGACCGGCGCGCGGGCGGGTGTGGCGGCCGAAACGGACACGAGGACGGTGGGCGTGCTGACCGACAATTATCCCTTTTCCTACACGGATGAGAAGGGCCAGATCACAGGGTTCGCGTTCGACCTGGTGAACGAAATCGAGGGGGTGATGGGGCTCAAGTGGGAGCGGGTCATCGGAGACACCAAAGACGTCAATGCGGCTTTCCGCGAAGGGCGGCTGGGCATCCTGCAGAGTTACGCGCGCTTTCCCGAGCGCGAAGGCGAGGCGGATTTCTCGGTGCCCTACCTGACCCTGAATGGTGCCATTATTGTCCGGAAGGGAGATGATCGCATCAAAACCCTCGCCGACCTCCGCGGCCGGCGGGTGCTGGTCCACCGGGCCAGCATGGGGGAGACGATCCTACGCAAGGCCGGGTTGGGCGAGTCGGTCGTTTACGCCGAGTCGGTGGAGGATGCCTTGCGGAAGATCGACCGGGGGGAGGCGGATGCCACGCTGGCCACCCGCCTGACCGCGCTCACCCGGGTGCATTATTTCGGCCTGAAGAACATCCGGGCGCTGGACGTGCCGGTCGAGGGCTACGACGTGCGCTATTGCATCGCCGTCCAAGAGGGCGATGGGGAAATGCTGGCCCGGATCAACGAGGGTCTGGCCGTGCTGGTGCGCACGGGGCGCTACGATGCCCTTTATCGGAAATGGTTTTCGCATGTTGAGCCCGTGGGCTACTCGCTGGAACAGGTACTGCTGGCGGTGGCCGTGGGCTTGTCGCTGGCACTGCTGGTCGCCCTGTGGGCGGCCGGGCGGCAGCGTCGCTTGCGGCGGCAAATCGCCCGCCAGGCGGTGGAGTTGCAGGCGAGCGAGGAGCGCTACCGCGGGGTGTTTGAAGGCGCGCCCGACGGTCTGCTGGTGCTGGAAGCACAGGACCGGCCCGGTGACCCCGTGATCCTGCAGGTCAATCCCGCCGCCCGGCGCCTGCTGCAGACGGGCAGCGGCCCGGCGCCCCGGTCGCGCCTGCGCAGCGTGCTGGCCGGCGATCCGGTGCTTCTGGAGCGTTTGACGGCCGCCACCGCCGCGGAACAGGCCGAGGAATTTGAGCACGAGAAGCCGGGAGCCACCGCGTGGTGGCGCGTGTCGTCCAGTCCGCTGGGCGGGCGGTTGCTGGTTTCGTTGCGCGACATCACGGAGCAGACCCAGGCCCGGCAACGCCTGCAGCAGCAGGACGAACACATGCGCCAGACGCAGAAGATCGAGGCCATCGGCACGCTGGCCGGGGGCATCGCGCACGATTTCAACAACCTGCTGACGGCCATCATGGGCAACACCCAACTCACGCTGATGAACCTGCCGCCCGGGCACCCGGAGACCGGTTCACTGGAGCAGGTCCTGAAGGCCGCCCGGCGGGCGCAGCAGCTGGCGAAGCAGATCCTGACCTTCTCGCGGCGGACGACCCCCAGCCGACAGCCGGTGAAGGTGACGCCGCTCGTGGATGAGGTCTTGGACTTTCTGCGCGCGGTCGCGCGCGGCACGGTCGAATTTGACCACCAAGCCCTGCCGGAGGGCGCGGAAATCATGGCCGATCCGGGGCAGGTTCACCAGGTGTTGATGAATATCGGGACCAACGCGCTGCAGGCGATGCGCGGCGCGCCTGGACGGCTCGTCTTCGTGGAAGAGTGGGTGACGATTGAGCCCGGGGAGCCGCCGCCGGGAATCCAACCCGGGCGTTGCCTGCGCATCGCGGTGCGGGATTCCGGCCCGGGCATGAGCCGGGAGATCATGAATCGCATTTTTGAGCCCTTCTTCACGACCAAGCCGATGGGCGAGGGCACGGGGCTCGGTCTGGCCGTGGTGCACGGCATCATGCGCCAGCACGATGGCGCCGTGACGGTCACCAGCGAACCGGGGCGCGGGACCTGCTTTCACCTTTATTTCCCGATGCAGGCCGCGACCAGGGCCTCGCCGGTGGAGGAAGCCACCGCGGCGGTGCCGACCGGCCGCGGCCAGATGATCCTGCTGGTGGACGATGACCCTGCGATCGTGGAAACCGTGCGCAAGCTCCTGCAACGTTTGGGTTATGCCGTGAGTGCGCACCTCCGGGCCGACGAGGCCCTCGCCGAGTTCGAGGCATCGCCCGACCGCTTTGCGCTCGTGCTCAGCGACCTGACGATGCCGGGCCTCAACGGCCTGCAGTTTGCCACCCGCGTGCGAGCGGTGCGCCCCGGTCTGCCGTTGGTGCTGGCGAGCGGATACTGGGGCGAGGCCGACCTGGCCGAGGCCCGGCGACTGGGATTATCGGCCCTGCTGCACAAGCCGCTCGCCTACGAGATGCTGGGGCGGGCGGTCGCCGCGCAGCTGCCGGCGGTCTGA
- a CDS encoding phosphatidylserine decarboxylase, producing MPPEPIRYFHRAKRTVETEQVYGEEWLRWTYGTTLGRFALNALVKRAVASRYYGWRMSLRDSANRILPFIVDYDLNVDEFAKKPLTFKTFNEFFYRALKPGARPVAEGERVAVLPADGRHLAFQNVDAAAGFYAKGQQFDLKAFLGDEALAAKFSGGAMLISRLCPVDYHRFHFPVAGMPSEPRLINGWLYSVSPIALRQNLAYLWQNKRMVTLVESPEFGTVAVCEIGATMVGSIFQSFVLGRAVTKGEEKGLFKFGGSCVVTLFPPGKIRLDADLVQQSAAGLEVYARMGERLGEAV from the coding sequence ATGCCGCCCGAGCCCATCCGCTATTTTCATCGCGCCAAGCGCACCGTCGAGACCGAGCAGGTTTACGGCGAGGAGTGGTTGCGCTGGACCTACGGGACGACACTCGGCCGGTTTGCGCTCAATGCGCTGGTGAAGCGGGCGGTCGCCTCACGCTACTACGGCTGGCGGATGAGCCTGCGCGACAGCGCCAATCGGATCCTGCCGTTCATCGTGGATTACGACCTGAACGTGGATGAGTTCGCGAAAAAGCCGCTCACCTTCAAAACCTTCAACGAGTTTTTCTACCGTGCACTCAAACCCGGGGCCCGGCCCGTGGCCGAAGGGGAACGCGTCGCCGTCTTGCCGGCGGATGGGCGCCACCTGGCGTTCCAGAACGTGGATGCGGCGGCGGGCTTTTACGCCAAGGGGCAGCAATTCGACCTGAAGGCGTTCCTGGGTGATGAGGCGCTGGCGGCAAAGTTTTCCGGCGGGGCGATGCTGATCTCGCGGTTGTGTCCGGTGGACTACCACCGGTTTCATTTCCCGGTGGCGGGCATGCCCAGCGAGCCGCGGTTGATCAACGGCTGGCTGTATTCGGTGTCGCCGATCGCGCTGCGGCAGAACCTCGCCTACCTCTGGCAGAACAAGCGGATGGTCACGCTGGTTGAGTCGCCGGAGTTTGGCACCGTGGCCGTGTGTGAGATCGGGGCGACCATGGTCGGAAGTATCTTCCAGTCCTTCGTGCTCGGCCGGGCCGTGACCAAGGGCGAGGAGAAGGGGTTGTTTAAATTCGGTGGCTCCTGCGTCGTGACGCTCTTCCCGCCGGGCAAGATCAGGCTCGATGCCGACCTGGTGCAACAAAGCGCGGCCGGCCTCGAGGTCTACGCCCGCATGGGCGAGCGGCTGGGCGAGGCGGTCTGA
- the clpB gene encoding ATP-dependent chaperone ClpB → MNPEKMTVMSRQAVQEAQNEARRRSHNEVETWHLLVALLAQEGGIVPSLVEKLGVTVSALQLAAERELGRLPKVSGSVDVSKVYVTQSLNEVLTKAEVEAEALKDDFMSVEHLFLALLAVGKPEALRKYFGSFGLDRGKVLQELQKMRGNQRVTSDNPETTYNALEKYGVDLVAQARKGKIDPVIGRDAEIRRAIRILSRKTKNNPVLIGEPGVGKTAIVEGLAQRILRGDVPEGLKDKTVFALDLGALVAGAKYRGEFEERLKAVLNEVKQADGRIILFIDELHNIVGAGKTEGAMDAGNLLKPMLARGELHCIGATTLDEYRKYIEKDPALERRFQTVLVEEPTVEDAISILRGLRERYELHHGVRIQDNALVSAAVLSHRYIADRFLPDKAIDLVDEACAMIRTEIDSLPTELDELQRRVMQLEIEETALQKEKDDASKRRLTDLRKELANAKEQATALRAVWTKEKEALGRVQKVREALEAARLEMAQAERAYDLNKIAELRHGRIPQLESELAKAEKAGTAKTTLVKEEVSAEEIAEIISKWTHIPLSKLLQGDKEKLLGLERELHQRVIGQDEGVRLVSEAILRARAGIKDPRRPIGSFLFLGPTGVGKTELAKTLAAQLFDSEANLIRLDMSEYMEKHSVARMIGAPPGYVGYDEGGQLTEAVRRKPYAVVLFDEIEKAHPDVFNVLLQVLDDGRITDAQGRTVDFKNTVIIMTSNLGSRHLLEGVKGDEIPESVREAVMADLRAAFRPEFLNRVDETVLFKPLTLEEIEQIVDLLIADVNRRLADRRIKVVLAAPAKVWVAEKGYDPVFGARPLKRFLQRHLETRLARALIAGEVGEDSTVTFTVLDGALVMG, encoded by the coding sequence ATGAATCCCGAGAAAATGACCGTCATGTCGCGCCAAGCCGTCCAGGAGGCGCAGAACGAGGCCCGCCGCCGCTCGCACAATGAAGTGGAGACGTGGCACCTGCTCGTCGCGCTGCTGGCCCAGGAGGGTGGCATCGTCCCGTCACTCGTCGAGAAGCTCGGCGTGACGGTCAGCGCCCTGCAGCTGGCCGCGGAGCGCGAGCTGGGCCGGCTGCCCAAGGTCTCGGGCAGCGTGGACGTCTCCAAGGTTTACGTGACGCAGTCGCTGAACGAGGTCCTGACCAAGGCCGAGGTGGAGGCCGAGGCGCTCAAGGACGATTTCATGAGCGTCGAGCACCTCTTTCTCGCGCTGCTCGCCGTGGGCAAGCCGGAGGCGCTCAGGAAGTATTTCGGCAGCTTTGGCCTCGACCGGGGCAAGGTGCTGCAGGAACTGCAGAAGATGCGCGGCAACCAGCGCGTCACCTCCGACAATCCCGAGACCACTTACAACGCGCTGGAGAAGTACGGCGTGGACCTCGTGGCCCAGGCGCGGAAAGGGAAGATCGACCCGGTCATTGGGCGCGATGCCGAGATCCGGCGGGCGATCCGCATTCTCTCGCGCAAGACCAAGAACAACCCCGTGCTCATCGGCGAGCCCGGGGTGGGCAAGACTGCGATCGTCGAGGGCCTGGCCCAGCGCATCCTGCGGGGCGACGTGCCCGAGGGGCTGAAGGACAAGACCGTCTTCGCCCTTGATCTCGGTGCGCTGGTCGCTGGCGCCAAATACCGCGGCGAGTTCGAGGAGCGCCTCAAGGCCGTGCTGAACGAGGTCAAGCAGGCCGACGGGCGCATCATCCTCTTTATCGATGAGCTGCATAATATCGTCGGTGCCGGCAAGACCGAGGGCGCGATGGATGCGGGCAACCTGCTCAAGCCCATGCTGGCGCGCGGCGAGCTGCACTGCATCGGCGCCACCACGTTGGACGAGTACCGCAAGTACATCGAGAAGGACCCGGCGCTGGAGCGCCGCTTCCAGACCGTGCTGGTCGAGGAGCCGACGGTGGAGGATGCCATCTCGATCCTGCGCGGCCTGCGGGAGCGCTACGAGCTGCACCATGGGGTCCGCATCCAGGACAACGCGCTGGTCTCGGCCGCCGTGCTCTCGCACCGCTACATCGCGGACCGGTTCCTGCCGGACAAGGCCATCGACTTGGTGGACGAAGCCTGTGCCATGATCCGGACGGAGATCGACTCGCTGCCCACGGAGCTCGACGAGTTGCAGCGGCGCGTCATGCAGCTCGAGATCGAGGAGACCGCCCTGCAGAAGGAAAAGGACGACGCCTCGAAGCGCCGCCTGACGGATCTGCGCAAGGAACTGGCCAACGCCAAGGAGCAGGCCACCGCGTTGCGGGCCGTCTGGACGAAGGAAAAGGAAGCCCTGGGCCGCGTGCAGAAGGTGCGCGAGGCGCTGGAAGCGGCCCGCCTCGAGATGGCGCAGGCCGAGCGCGCGTACGACCTGAACAAGATCGCCGAGCTCCGGCACGGGCGGATCCCGCAGCTGGAGAGCGAGCTGGCCAAGGCCGAGAAGGCCGGCACCGCGAAGACCACGCTGGTGAAGGAGGAGGTGTCCGCCGAGGAAATCGCCGAGATCATCTCGAAGTGGACGCACATCCCGCTGTCCAAGCTGCTGCAGGGCGACAAGGAGAAGCTGCTCGGGCTCGAGCGCGAGCTGCACCAGCGCGTGATCGGGCAGGACGAGGGCGTCCGTCTCGTGAGCGAGGCGATCCTGCGGGCGCGGGCCGGCATCAAGGATCCGCGCCGGCCGATCGGGAGTTTTCTGTTCCTCGGGCCCACGGGCGTGGGCAAGACCGAGCTGGCGAAGACGCTGGCCGCGCAGCTCTTCGACTCCGAGGCCAACCTCATCCGGCTCGACATGTCCGAGTACATGGAGAAGCACAGCGTGGCGCGCATGATTGGCGCGCCCCCGGGCTATGTCGGCTATGACGAGGGCGGCCAGCTGACGGAGGCCGTGCGGCGCAAGCCGTATGCGGTCGTGCTTTTCGACGAGATCGAGAAGGCGCACCCCGATGTGTTCAACGTGTTGCTGCAGGTGCTCGACGACGGCCGCATCACGGACGCCCAGGGGCGCACGGTGGACTTCAAGAACACCGTGATCATCATGACCTCGAACCTCGGCAGCCGGCACCTGTTGGAAGGGGTGAAGGGCGACGAGATCCCGGAGAGTGTGCGGGAGGCGGTGATGGCCGACCTGCGCGCGGCGTTCCGGCCGGAGTTCCTGAACCGGGTGGACGAGACGGTGCTGTTCAAGCCGCTGACGCTGGAGGAGATCGAGCAGATCGTGGACCTGCTGATCGCCGATGTGAACCGCCGGTTGGCGGACCGTCGGATCAAGGTGGTGCTGGCGGCCCCGGCGAAAGTCTGGGTGGCGGAGAAGGGTTACGACCCGGTCTTCGGCGCCCGGCCGCTGAAGCGTTTCCTGCAGCGGCACCTTGAGACCCGGCTGGCCCGGGCGTTGATTGCCGGTGAAGTGGGGGAGGACTCGACCGTGACCTTCACGGTCTTGGATGGCGCCTTGGTGATGGGCTAG